One stretch of Acidimicrobiales bacterium DNA includes these proteins:
- the thrS gene encoding threonine--tRNA ligase, protein MPDQITVTLPDGSTRDLPPGSTGADLAASIGRGLAKAALAVKVDGEERDLGAPLPPGAAVAVITDSTEDGRHILRHSTAHVLAQAVTDLWPGAKYAIGPPIEDGFYYDFDLPGHQHFSEDDLERIEARMREIVAEDQKFTREEHTVDEGLEIFSDQPYKQEIIRAVDAADAAEGVAAGGPVSAYRNDDRFVDLCRGPHVPSTGRLGHFKLMKVAAAYWRGDERRPQLQRIYGTAWESKGALEDHLHRLEEAERRDHRRLGAELDLFHFPPEIGGGLPVFHPKGGLIRKLMEDYSREEHEKAGYQFVWTPHLAKSTLYETSGHLSWYKDSMYPPMEMEGATYYPKPMNCPGHVLIYKARQHSYRELPIRLFEFGTVYRFERSGVLNGLLRVRGITQDDSHIFCTPEQLAPELADLLAFVLRILKAFGLTEFEAELATRPEKFVGEPEEWDAATEALREALEVAGLSYVVAEGEGAFYAPKIDVHVRDAIGRRWQVSTLQVDFQEPGRFGLEYVGADNGRHRPYMIHRALFGSIERFFGILLEHYAGAFPTWLAPVQASVLPVRDDHGPYADDVAAVLRAAGIRVEILEADEPLGARVRKAKLEKVPYVLVVGDEDVASRTIGVNSREKERPDRGVPLDAFVASVRSEIDAHGLSARQG, encoded by the coding sequence ATGCCTGACCAGATCACCGTCACCCTGCCCGACGGTTCCACCCGCGACCTCCCCCCGGGCTCGACGGGCGCCGACCTGGCCGCCTCCATCGGGAGGGGCCTGGCCAAAGCCGCCCTTGCGGTCAAGGTGGACGGTGAGGAGCGCGACCTCGGCGCGCCGCTTCCCCCCGGCGCAGCCGTCGCGGTCATAACCGATTCCACCGAAGACGGCCGGCACATCCTGCGCCACTCCACCGCGCACGTGCTGGCCCAGGCGGTGACGGATCTGTGGCCGGGTGCCAAGTACGCGATCGGCCCCCCGATCGAGGACGGTTTCTACTACGACTTCGACCTACCTGGCCATCAACACTTCAGCGAGGATGACCTCGAGCGCATCGAGGCTCGCATGCGCGAGATCGTCGCCGAGGACCAGAAGTTCACCCGCGAGGAGCACACCGTCGACGAAGGGCTCGAGATCTTCTCGGACCAGCCCTACAAGCAGGAGATCATCCGGGCCGTCGACGCCGCCGACGCGGCCGAAGGCGTGGCAGCCGGTGGCCCTGTGAGCGCCTACCGCAACGACGACAGGTTCGTCGACCTCTGCCGCGGCCCACACGTCCCGTCCACCGGTCGCCTGGGTCACTTCAAGCTGATGAAGGTCGCGGCCGCTTACTGGCGCGGCGACGAGCGCCGGCCGCAGCTTCAACGCATCTACGGGACCGCGTGGGAGTCCAAGGGGGCGCTCGAGGACCACCTGCACCGGCTCGAGGAAGCGGAGCGAAGGGATCACCGCCGCCTCGGGGCCGAGCTCGACCTGTTCCACTTTCCTCCCGAGATTGGCGGCGGGCTTCCCGTCTTCCATCCCAAGGGCGGGCTCATCCGCAAGCTGATGGAGGACTACAGCAGGGAGGAGCACGAGAAGGCCGGCTACCAGTTCGTCTGGACGCCGCATCTCGCCAAGTCCACCCTTTACGAGACCTCGGGCCACCTCAGTTGGTACAAGGACAGCATGTACCCGCCCATGGAGATGGAAGGGGCGACGTACTACCCCAAGCCGATGAACTGCCCCGGGCACGTTCTGATCTACAAGGCGCGCCAGCACTCCTATCGCGAGCTGCCGATCCGCCTGTTCGAGTTCGGCACCGTGTACCGCTTCGAACGCTCCGGAGTCCTCAACGGCCTGCTCCGCGTGCGGGGCATCACTCAGGACGACTCCCACATCTTCTGCACGCCCGAACAGCTGGCACCCGAGCTCGCCGATCTGCTTGCGTTCGTCCTGCGGATCTTGAAGGCGTTCGGACTCACGGAGTTCGAGGCGGAGCTTGCGACCCGGCCGGAGAAGTTCGTCGGCGAGCCGGAAGAGTGGGACGCGGCGACCGAAGCACTGCGCGAGGCGCTCGAAGTCGCCGGTCTTTCGTACGTCGTCGCCGAAGGGGAAGGCGCGTTTTACGCGCCGAAGATTGACGTGCACGTCCGTGATGCGATCGGCCGCCGCTGGCAGGTGTCGACGTTGCAGGTGGATTTCCAGGAGCCGGGTCGTTTCGGGCTCGAGTACGTCGGCGCCGACAATGGGCGCCACCGGCCGTACATGATCCACCGGGCGCTGTTCGGCTCGATCGAGCGCTTCTTCGGGATCCTCCTCGAGCACTACGCCGGCGCGTTCCCGACGTGGCTCGCGCCCGTGCAGGCGTCGGTGCTGCCGGTGCGCGACGACCACGGACCGTACGCGGACGACGTCGCCGCCGTGCTGCGCGCCGCAGGCATCCGGGTGGAGATCCTGGAGGCGGACGAACCCCTCGGCGCGCGGGTCCGCAAGGCCAAGCTCGAGAAGGTCCCCTACGTGCTCGTCGTCGGCGACGAGGACGTGGCGTCGCGAACAATCGGCGTCAACTCCCGGGAAAAAGAGCGCCCCGATCGCGGTGTACCCCTCGATGCCTTCGTCGCCTCTGTGCGCTCCGAGATAGACGCCCACGGCCTCTCGGCCCGGCAAGGGTGA
- a CDS encoding HIT domain-containing protein, translating to MTSLERLWAGWRSDYMQSVTGQPPSDAAGECVFCSILDSGRPDEDTHIVWRHPAGVAFAILNAYPYTSGHLMVMPIRHVADLEDLDADEATAVWATLRSAVVALKEAYSPDGINVGANLGKSAGAGVPGHFHMHAVPRWNGDTNFMTAVADARVLPEALSVSADRLRAAWSSA from the coding sequence GTGACCTCGCTCGAACGGCTATGGGCCGGTTGGCGCAGCGACTACATGCAGTCGGTGACCGGCCAACCCCCGTCGGACGCGGCCGGCGAGTGCGTCTTCTGCTCGATTCTCGACAGCGGCCGGCCCGACGAGGACACCCACATCGTCTGGCGCCACCCCGCCGGCGTCGCTTTCGCCATCCTCAACGCCTACCCCTACACCAGCGGACACCTCATGGTGATGCCCATCCGCCACGTCGCGGACCTCGAAGACCTCGACGCTGACGAAGCGACCGCCGTGTGGGCCACCCTGCGGTCCGCGGTCGTAGCGCTCAAAGAGGCGTACAGCCCCGACGGAATCAACGTGGGCGCCAACCTCGGCAAGTCCGCCGGCGCCGGCGTTCCGGGACACTTCCACATGCACGCCGTGCCGCGCTGGAACGGGGACACCAACTTCATGACCGCCGTAGCCGACGCCCGCGTGCTTCCCGAAGCGCTCTCCGTCTCTGCCGACCGCCTCCGCGCCGCCTGGTCCTCCGCTTGA
- the fusA gene encoding elongation factor G has product MKAYPPSSIRNVALVGHGGAGKTTLTEALLHCSGSIGRPGRVEDGSTVSDFEPEEQKRNLSISAALAPIEWEGHKINLLDCPGYADFAEEATAALRVADMAVFVVSAVEGVEVQTEIMWKVAASLGLPRMVFVNKLDRERASFERTLDQLRQVFGAGVAPLELPIGEESTFRGVADLLSDTAITYEGGKPTTGPIPAEMEVTEHSVHDALVEGIVVADDDLMERYLEGEIPTVKQLEETLAHGVASAQVFPVVCGSASKEIAVDRLAAFICEIGPSPLDARPVTVEAGDKTTEVAPSLEGPALAYVWKTIVDRHVGKISIFKVLSGKVLPDDTLVNSRTRSDERLHSPFTLRGKEQIPVDHLPVGDIGAVAKLADVATGDTLAPKGTPVTVPPPAVPEPAITMGIRPRSKGDEDKLMTALHRLQEEDPVLVVRRDDETHQTLLGGMGETHLGILTERLSRKFGVEVETEPVVVPYRETITSQAEAEGKYKKQTGGHGQFGVAFVRVEPLERGGGFEFVDQIVGGAIPRQFIPAVQKGIEETMAQSGVNGWPVVDVRVTCFDGKYHPVDSSEMSFKMAGSLGFREAMEKASPVILEPISKLEVTVPTAYQGDVMGDLNSRRGRVQGTESGNDGESIVTALVPTSEILRYSIDLRSMTGGRGRFRAEHDHYDVLPQNLWASVKRETSSSS; this is encoded by the coding sequence GTGAAGGCCTATCCGCCCTCTTCGATCCGCAACGTCGCCCTGGTCGGGCACGGGGGCGCCGGTAAGACCACGCTGACCGAGGCCCTGCTGCACTGCTCGGGGTCGATCGGTCGCCCGGGCCGAGTCGAGGACGGGTCCACCGTCAGCGACTTCGAGCCCGAGGAGCAGAAGCGCAACCTGTCCATATCCGCCGCCCTCGCACCCATCGAATGGGAGGGCCACAAGATCAACCTTCTCGACTGCCCCGGCTACGCAGATTTCGCCGAGGAGGCGACAGCCGCGCTGCGGGTCGCCGACATGGCCGTCTTCGTGGTGAGCGCTGTCGAGGGTGTCGAGGTGCAGACCGAGATCATGTGGAAGGTGGCAGCGTCACTGGGCCTGCCGCGCATGGTCTTCGTCAACAAGCTCGACCGTGAGAGGGCGTCATTCGAGCGGACCCTCGACCAGCTGCGCCAGGTGTTCGGCGCCGGCGTGGCGCCCCTCGAGCTCCCCATCGGCGAGGAGTCGACATTCCGGGGGGTTGCGGACCTCTTGTCCGACACTGCGATCACATACGAGGGCGGCAAGCCGACGACCGGTCCGATACCCGCGGAGATGGAGGTCACCGAGCACTCGGTCCACGACGCCCTGGTCGAGGGGATCGTGGTCGCCGACGACGACCTGATGGAGCGTTACCTCGAAGGCGAGATCCCGACCGTCAAGCAGTTAGAGGAGACCCTCGCACACGGCGTCGCGTCCGCCCAGGTCTTCCCCGTGGTGTGCGGGTCGGCGTCAAAGGAGATTGCCGTCGACCGCCTCGCGGCCTTCATCTGCGAGATCGGCCCGTCGCCTCTCGACGCGCGGCCGGTGACGGTCGAGGCCGGGGACAAGACGACAGAGGTCGCTCCTTCGCTCGAGGGGCCGGCGCTGGCGTACGTGTGGAAGACGATCGTGGACCGCCACGTCGGAAAGATCAGCATCTTCAAGGTTCTGTCGGGGAAGGTGCTTCCCGACGACACCCTCGTCAACTCCCGGACCCGTTCCGACGAGCGCCTGCACTCACCGTTTACGCTGCGCGGGAAGGAGCAGATCCCCGTCGACCACCTGCCCGTCGGCGACATCGGCGCGGTCGCCAAGCTGGCCGACGTTGCGACGGGCGACACGTTGGCGCCCAAGGGGACACCGGTGACGGTGCCCCCGCCGGCGGTTCCCGAACCGGCGATCACGATGGGCATCCGCCCCCGCTCCAAGGGCGACGAGGACAAGCTGATGACGGCGCTGCACCGCCTCCAGGAAGAGGATCCGGTGCTGGTCGTCAGGCGCGACGACGAAACACACCAGACGCTGCTCGGCGGGATGGGCGAGACGCATCTCGGCATCCTCACCGAACGCCTGTCGCGCAAGTTCGGCGTCGAGGTGGAGACCGAGCCCGTGGTGGTGCCCTACCGGGAGACGATCACCTCGCAGGCAGAGGCGGAAGGCAAGTACAAGAAGCAGACCGGCGGCCACGGGCAGTTCGGTGTCGCGTTCGTGAGAGTGGAGCCGCTCGAGCGCGGCGGCGGCTTCGAGTTCGTCGACCAGATCGTCGGCGGCGCGATCCCCCGGCAGTTCATACCGGCGGTGCAGAAGGGCATCGAGGAGACGATGGCGCAGAGCGGCGTGAACGGTTGGCCCGTGGTCGATGTTCGGGTCACCTGTTTCGACGGCAAATACCATCCGGTCGACTCGTCGGAGATGAGCTTCAAGATGGCCGGGTCGTTGGGTTTCAGAGAGGCCATGGAAAAGGCGAGCCCGGTCATCCTCGAACCCATCTCGAAGCTCGAGGTGACTGTTCCGACCGCCTACCAGGGCGACGTGATGGGCGATCTCAACAGCCGGCGCGGCCGTGTGCAGGGAACGGAATCCGGCAACGACGGGGAGTCGATCGTCACCGCTTTGGTCCCCACTTCGGAAATCCTGCGTTACTCGATAGATCTGAGGTCGATGACCGGGGGGCGGGGTCGTTTTCGGGCCGAGCACGATCACTACGACGTGCTGCCACAGAATCTCTGGGCGTCGGTCAAGCGCGAAACCTCGTCCAGCTCGTAG
- a CDS encoding CDP-alcohol phosphatidyltransferase family protein, with protein MFDGRFRSGVDRAVKPLGGALRRTGLSPDHLTALGLLMAIPTAWAIATGRLGLGLGLLIGTAVPDLLDGALAKASGRSSVRGAFFDSVTDRVSDTVVLGGFAWYLMDHRRGHVALLPMAILGVSLLISYERAKAEALGFEAKGGLMERAERVVVLCAALAFSFVMLPLLWLMFALTSLTAIQRFVRVWRQATAAGQGPPPAARPIFARRAAYYHDARTGEPVAVAARWRAWREANGWVPRSERPPLWARYGNGTPQGSAAARWHERRQARLARLSRPAGEEPDSGPARRGGSRRP; from the coding sequence GTGTTCGACGGACGTTTCCGTTCCGGCGTCGACCGGGCGGTCAAACCGCTGGGTGGGGCGCTCAGGCGGACAGGCTTGTCGCCGGATCATCTGACTGCCCTCGGGTTGCTGATGGCCATCCCGACGGCGTGGGCGATCGCGACCGGCCGGCTCGGGCTGGGCCTCGGTCTTCTGATCGGAACCGCGGTGCCCGACCTGCTCGACGGGGCGTTGGCCAAGGCGTCTGGTCGTTCGAGTGTCCGCGGCGCGTTCTTCGACTCGGTGACCGACAGGGTGAGCGACACGGTCGTGCTCGGCGGGTTCGCGTGGTACTTGATGGACCACCGTCGCGGTCATGTGGCGTTGCTGCCCATGGCGATCCTCGGCGTATCGCTGCTTATCTCCTACGAGCGCGCGAAGGCCGAAGCCCTCGGTTTCGAGGCCAAGGGCGGGCTGATGGAACGCGCCGAGCGGGTCGTGGTGCTCTGTGCCGCCCTGGCCTTCAGCTTCGTGATGCTGCCGCTGCTGTGGCTGATGTTCGCGCTCACCTCGCTCACCGCCATCCAGCGGTTCGTGCGGGTGTGGCGCCAGGCGACCGCCGCCGGCCAGGGTCCGCCCCCGGCGGCAAGGCCGATCTTCGCTCGGCGGGCCGCTTACTACCATGACGCCCGCACGGGCGAGCCGGTCGCCGTCGCAGCCCGCTGGCGTGCGTGGCGCGAAGCCAACGGTTGGGTACCCCGCTCGGAACGACCCCCGTTGTGGGCTCGCTACGGGAACGGGACCCCCCAGGGCAGCGCCGCCGCCCGGTGGCACGAGCGCCGCCAGGCGCGCCTCGCCCGCCTGTCGCGCCCGGCCGGCGAGGAACCCGACAGCGGCCCCGCCCGGCGCGGCGGGTCCCGCCGGCCCTGA
- a CDS encoding phosphatidylinositol mannoside acyltransferase — protein sequence MARAPPGAPRPPVAPGRRGTRQRPRPARRVPPALSPGEPDRNPARKPPSATLQAFRAGAFAARHLPEPLVRAVAGGAAVAVARTPPVPGRIGRVARRRAMVARHLERVYGRRLGRLEKIRLVDEVFVSYARYWAESFRLPGLTAEEVAAGIHYDHFDRIEAGLEAGKGVILALPHLGGWEWAGTDLVVRGLKVNVVVEALEPPDLFEWFVSFREQLGMKVIPVGPGAASQCARALAANEVLCLLCDRTVAGTAGVEVEFFGERTELPGGPATLALRTGATLLTAGVYFDLGPRRHLGVVGPALDLARSGRLREDVSAGTRQVTAELEELIRRAPTQWHMLQPNWPSDPGWSRPARTAAPPA from the coding sequence GTGGCACGAGCGCCGCCAGGCGCGCCTCGCCCGCCTGTCGCGCCCGGCCGGCGAGGAACCCGACAGCGGCCCCGCCCGGCGCGGCGGGTCCCGCCGGCCCTGAGCCCCGGCGAGCCGGACCGCAACCCGGCGCGCAAGCCACCCTCCGCGACGCTCCAGGCATTCAGGGCCGGGGCATTCGCTGCGCGGCACCTGCCCGAGCCGTTGGTCCGTGCCGTGGCCGGAGGCGCGGCCGTGGCGGTGGCGCGAACCCCGCCCGTGCCGGGGCGGATCGGACGGGTTGCCCGCAGGCGGGCGATGGTGGCACGCCACCTCGAGCGTGTGTACGGCCGGCGCCTCGGGCGTCTGGAGAAGATCCGGCTCGTCGACGAGGTGTTCGTGTCGTACGCGAGGTACTGGGCCGAGAGCTTCCGGCTTCCGGGGCTGACCGCCGAGGAGGTCGCCGCCGGCATCCACTACGACCACTTCGACCGGATCGAGGCCGGGTTGGAAGCGGGGAAGGGGGTCATCCTGGCCTTGCCGCACCTCGGCGGTTGGGAGTGGGCCGGGACGGATCTCGTCGTGCGCGGGCTGAAAGTCAACGTCGTCGTCGAGGCGCTGGAACCCCCCGACCTGTTCGAGTGGTTTGTGTCGTTTCGCGAGCAGCTGGGCATGAAGGTCATCCCCGTCGGGCCCGGCGCCGCCAGCCAGTGCGCGCGCGCCCTGGCAGCCAACGAGGTCCTCTGCCTGCTCTGCGACCGCACTGTCGCCGGCACCGCCGGCGTCGAGGTCGAGTTCTTCGGTGAGCGCACGGAGCTACCGGGCGGCCCCGCCACTCTCGCACTGCGCACCGGGGCGACCCTTCTCACCGCCGGCGTCTACTTCGACCTCGGGCCGCGCCGCCACCTCGGCGTCGTGGGCCCGGCCCTCGACCTCGCACGATCCGGCCGGCTCCGCGAGGACGTCTCCGCCGGCACCCGCCAGGTCACCGCGGAGCTGGAGGAGCTCATCAGGCGCGCGCCGACCCAGTGGCACATGCTCCAGCCCAACTGGCCGAGCGACCCGGGCTGGTCCCGGCCCGCTCGCACCGCCGCGCCGCCGGCCTGA
- a CDS encoding glycosyltransferase family 4 protein, whose amino-acid sequence MRVGLVCPYSLTLPGGVQGQVLGLGRALREIGVDARVLGPCDGPPPDTAVTPLGNSIPTASNGSMAAIAPDLSAALRTIRALRDENFDVVNIHEPLVPGPSLTALLFNDGPIVGTFHRSGDSGWYKAFKPLIKWRSKGLTVMAAVSVEARDTAAKVIGGTYELVWNGIEVDQYSRADPWPAKGPTVMFIGRHEPRKGLKVLIEAVRRLGPDVTLWIASEGPETPKLRAETAGDDRFEWLGTIHEQEKIARLRGAGVLCAPSLHGESFGVILLEGMAAGTPVVASDLLGYRGVARPGLDALLVPPGDPVTLASALSTALERGAAVEAMIESGFERARGFSMAGLAARYVELYERALRR is encoded by the coding sequence GTGCGGGTCGGACTCGTGTGCCCATACAGCCTGACCCTCCCGGGGGGCGTGCAGGGCCAGGTCCTCGGGCTCGGCCGAGCGCTGCGCGAGATCGGTGTTGACGCCCGGGTCCTCGGGCCGTGCGACGGGCCGCCTCCCGATACGGCCGTGACGCCCCTGGGTAACTCGATCCCCACCGCGTCCAACGGCTCCATGGCCGCGATCGCCCCTGACCTCTCGGCGGCGCTGCGCACGATCAGGGCGCTGCGCGACGAGAACTTCGACGTCGTGAACATCCACGAGCCGCTCGTCCCGGGACCGTCGCTCACCGCTTTGCTCTTCAACGACGGCCCCATCGTCGGAACCTTCCACCGCTCCGGTGACAGCGGGTGGTACAAGGCATTTAAACCGCTCATCAAGTGGCGGTCGAAGGGTTTGACGGTCATGGCGGCGGTGTCGGTGGAGGCGCGGGACACCGCGGCCAAGGTGATCGGGGGCACCTACGAGCTCGTATGGAACGGCATCGAGGTCGACCAGTACAGCCGGGCCGATCCGTGGCCGGCCAAGGGTCCGACGGTCATGTTCATCGGGCGCCACGAGCCGAGAAAGGGGTTGAAGGTTCTGATCGAGGCGGTTCGCCGCCTCGGGCCGGACGTCACCCTGTGGATAGCGTCCGAAGGGCCGGAGACCCCCAAGCTTCGCGCCGAGACCGCCGGCGATGACCGATTCGAGTGGCTTGGAACGATTCACGAGCAGGAAAAGATCGCCCGTTTGCGCGGTGCAGGCGTCCTCTGCGCTCCATCGCTTCACGGCGAGAGCTTCGGGGTCATACTGCTCGAAGGCATGGCAGCGGGAACTCCCGTGGTCGCGTCCGACCTGCTCGGCTACCGCGGCGTCGCGCGACCGGGCCTCGACGCCTTGCTGGTGCCCCCCGGCGACCCGGTGACCCTGGCCTCCGCGCTGTCGACCGCTCTCGAACGCGGGGCGGCGGTGGAGGCGATGATCGAAAGCGGGTTCGAGAGGGCGCGCGGGTTCTCGATGGCCGGCCTCGCTGCCCGGTACGTCGAGCTGTACGAGCGGGCGCTGCGGCGTTGA
- a CDS encoding DUF3048 domain-containing protein — translation MLLKEKAIRARARGTMATVAALAAAAAVLASCGGHSKPKSVPTTSTTLPAPTTTAAPPPTAPLTGLPQPDSAQLNAPAVVLKIDNIDDARPQTGLADADIVYEEQVEGGLTRLAAVYQSSYPKVAGPVRSGRLTDEGIADDLNHPVYAMSGTNPMFLPILRSQPFTEVDDGNRPDLFYRAGPKPAPHNLYTNVESLAKAAKNPAPPAPLFQYREPNTPLTGAGVAPATHLTLGFSHTSIGWTFNAQSGAWQRTQNGTPHVDNTGAQLSATNVVVLFINYIISGVATGEGGPPAPIPEGIMTGTGQVWFLSGGQVVKGTWSRSGLTTPATYADSAGAPILLAPGKTWVELVPTGTVPSLS, via the coding sequence ATGTTGTTGAAGGAAAAGGCTATTCGCGCCCGCGCCCGCGGGACCATGGCGACCGTCGCGGCCCTCGCCGCCGCCGCGGCCGTACTCGCCTCGTGTGGGGGGCACTCCAAGCCGAAATCTGTACCCACCACGTCCACGACGCTCCCGGCGCCGACGACCACCGCAGCACCGCCTCCCACCGCGCCGCTCACCGGTCTTCCGCAGCCGGACTCCGCACAACTGAACGCCCCCGCGGTGGTCCTCAAGATCGACAACATCGACGACGCCCGACCCCAGACCGGTCTCGCCGACGCGGACATCGTCTACGAGGAACAGGTCGAGGGCGGGCTCACCCGCCTGGCCGCGGTGTACCAGTCGAGCTACCCGAAGGTTGCCGGCCCCGTACGCTCAGGACGCCTCACCGACGAGGGGATCGCCGACGATCTCAACCACCCCGTGTACGCGATGTCCGGGACCAACCCGATGTTCCTCCCCATCTTGCGGTCCCAGCCGTTCACCGAGGTCGACGACGGCAACCGCCCCGACCTGTTCTACCGGGCCGGTCCGAAGCCGGCACCGCACAACCTCTATACCAACGTCGAATCGTTGGCGAAGGCAGCGAAGAACCCGGCGCCACCGGCCCCTCTTTTCCAGTACCGCGAACCGAACACTCCTCTGACCGGTGCCGGCGTCGCGCCCGCAACTCATCTCACGTTGGGGTTCTCTCACACATCGATCGGGTGGACCTTCAACGCGCAGTCCGGAGCCTGGCAGCGGACCCAGAACGGCACCCCCCACGTCGACAACACCGGCGCCCAGCTCTCGGCGACCAACGTGGTCGTGCTGTTCATCAACTACATAATCTCCGGCGTCGCCACCGGCGAGGGCGGCCCGCCGGCGCCGATCCCCGAGGGCATCATGACCGGCACCGGCCAGGTGTGGTTCCTCAGCGGCGGCCAGGTCGTGAAGGGGACCTGGAGCCGATCGGGTCTCACGACTCCGGCCACCTATGCCGACAGCGCCGGCGCCCCGATCTTGCTGGCGCCGGGCAAGACCTGGGTCGAGCTGGTCCCCACGGGCACGGTGCCGTCGCTCTCCTGA
- the pdxS gene encoding pyridoxal 5'-phosphate synthase lyase subunit PdxS, producing the protein MAATDSTRRTGTDLVKRGLAEMLRGGVIMDVVTPEQAKIAEDAGAVSVMALERVPADIRRDGGVARMSDPALIEGIKATVTIPVMAKARIGHFAEAQVLESLGVDYVDESEVLTPADEAHHIDKWRFTVPFVCGATNLGEALRRISEGAAMIRSKGEAGTGDIKEAVRHLRSITGDIRRITQADSAEIYGWAKQLQAPVALVQEIAETGKLPVPLFCAGGIATPSDAALVMQLGAEACFVGSGIFKSSDPPRFARAIVEATTHYRDAQIVAKVSRGLGDAMRGQEAGQVETRLSERGW; encoded by the coding sequence ATGGCAGCCACCGACAGCACCCGCCGAACCGGAACCGACCTCGTGAAGCGGGGTCTGGCAGAGATGCTGCGCGGCGGCGTGATCATGGACGTGGTCACACCAGAGCAGGCAAAGATCGCCGAGGACGCAGGCGCCGTGTCGGTGATGGCACTCGAGCGGGTGCCGGCGGACATACGCCGCGACGGCGGCGTGGCGCGCATGAGCGACCCAGCTCTGATCGAGGGCATCAAGGCGACCGTCACCATCCCCGTGATGGCGAAGGCCCGGATAGGACATTTCGCCGAAGCGCAGGTCCTCGAGTCGCTCGGAGTCGACTACGTCGACGAGAGCGAGGTGCTCACACCGGCGGACGAGGCTCACCACATCGACAAGTGGAGGTTCACGGTCCCGTTCGTGTGCGGCGCGACGAACCTCGGGGAGGCGTTGCGGCGCATCTCCGAAGGGGCTGCGATGATCCGCTCGAAGGGTGAGGCCGGGACCGGGGACATCAAAGAAGCGGTTCGCCACCTTCGCTCGATCACCGGTGACATCCGTAGGATCACCCAGGCGGACTCGGCCGAGATCTACGGCTGGGCCAAGCAGTTGCAGGCGCCCGTCGCGCTCGTCCAGGAGATCGCGGAGACCGGCAAGCTCCCTGTTCCGTTGTTCTGCGCCGGCGGTATCGCGACGCCATCGGACGCTGCGCTTGTGATGCAACTGGGGGCGGAGGCGTGTTTCGTGGGAAGCGGGATCTTCAAGAGCTCCGATCCGCCGCGTTTCGCCCGGGCGATCGTCGAGGCGACGACTCACTACCGCGACGCCCAGATCGTCGCCAAGGTCAGCCGAGGCCTCGGTGACGCCATGCGAGGCCAGGAAGCCGGTCAGGTGGAGACGCGGCTGTCCGAGCGCGGTTGGTAG
- the pdxT gene encoding pyridoxal 5'-phosphate synthase glutaminase subunit PdxT: protein MPATPPSPGAPRVGVLALQGDVREHCRSLEEVGAEAVEVRTPAGLDSVVSLVLPGGESTTMSLLLESSGLLHPLRERLAGGMPAFGTCAGMILLASEVVDGRADQHALGAIDISVRRNAFGRQVDSFETDLDVVGLDEPLHAVFIRAPVVERVGPEVDVLASVTFPDGSSHPVVCRQGPVLVAAFHPELSGDLRLHREFLGAALPC from the coding sequence ATGCCGGCCACGCCGCCGTCCCCGGGCGCCCCCCGGGTGGGGGTACTCGCGTTGCAGGGCGACGTGCGTGAGCACTGCCGGTCCTTGGAGGAGGTGGGGGCCGAGGCGGTGGAGGTGCGCACGCCGGCCGGCCTGGATTCGGTCGTGTCCCTGGTGTTGCCGGGGGGTGAGTCGACGACGATGTCGTTGTTGCTGGAGTCGTCGGGGCTGCTGCACCCCCTGCGCGAGCGGCTCGCAGGGGGGATGCCCGCGTTCGGCACCTGCGCCGGCATGATCCTGCTGGCATCGGAGGTGGTCGACGGGCGAGCGGACCAGCACGCGCTCGGCGCGATCGACATCAGTGTCCGGCGGAACGCGTTCGGCCGGCAGGTCGACTCGTTCGAGACGGATCTCGACGTCGTCGGCCTGGACGAGCCGTTGCATGCGGTGTTCATCCGCGCCCCGGTGGTGGAGCGGGTCGGGCCCGAGGTGGACGTCCTCGCGAGCGTGACCTTCCCCGACGGCTCGTCCCACCCGGTCGTCTGCCGGCAGGGACCGGTTCTGGTGGCTGCGTTCCACCCCGAGCTGTCGGGCGATCTGCGGTTGCACCGGGAGTTCCTCGGGGCAGCCCTGCCGTGCTAA